From Haloarcula hispanica ATCC 33960, the proteins below share one genomic window:
- a CDS encoding M20 family metallopeptidase — MAFDIPSFHRQAVETPSHERVDDMRSLLVDTLEDAGEYPEIDDLGNVVVSRGDTDGTHILLNTHIDTVPPHLPYERRTEPPGPDESIDGSGGDGDGDIVCGRGACDAKGPLAALLDAFLTVTPDNGRVTLAISTDEETTQTGGAHLADTVDADGYIVGEPTGLDVCTAARGQFEGTVTIHGESAHAADPGSGHNAIRAAAPILQAMEAYDEKTGPGEHETLGYPILTPSMVEGGEATNQVPAECTITFDRRSVPPETSESFCADLQAHLEQWLPESMDLTVDLIRPDTPFPEAFATDTDAELVRTLQEASGGGVRQFGAATEASYFASNGPTVVFGPGDLSDEIGAVAHSKREYVRLSEVRTAARAVRETVERLI; from the coding sequence ATGGCGTTCGACATCCCTTCGTTCCACCGGCAGGCCGTCGAAACGCCGTCACACGAGCGCGTCGATGACATGCGCTCGCTGCTGGTCGACACGCTCGAAGACGCCGGCGAGTACCCGGAGATAGACGACCTCGGTAACGTCGTCGTGTCCCGTGGCGATACCGACGGGACCCATATCCTGCTCAACACGCACATAGACACCGTGCCGCCGCATCTGCCCTACGAGCGGCGGACGGAGCCGCCGGGGCCAGACGAGAGTATTGATGGCTCTGGCGGTGACGGGGACGGCGACATCGTCTGTGGCCGCGGCGCCTGCGACGCGAAAGGGCCGCTCGCGGCACTCCTCGATGCGTTCCTCACCGTGACGCCCGACAACGGCCGCGTCACGCTGGCGATCTCCACCGACGAGGAGACGACACAGACCGGCGGCGCACACCTCGCGGACACAGTCGACGCCGACGGCTACATCGTCGGCGAACCGACCGGCCTCGACGTGTGTACCGCCGCTCGCGGCCAGTTCGAGGGGACAGTCACCATCCACGGCGAGAGCGCCCACGCCGCCGACCCCGGCAGCGGCCACAACGCGATTCGGGCCGCCGCGCCGATTCTGCAGGCGATGGAGGCATACGACGAGAAGACAGGCCCCGGCGAACACGAAACGCTTGGCTACCCCATTCTCACCCCGTCGATGGTCGAGGGCGGCGAAGCGACCAATCAGGTCCCGGCCGAATGCACCATCACGTTCGACCGGCGGAGCGTCCCGCCGGAGACCAGCGAGTCCTTCTGTGCCGACCTGCAGGCCCACCTCGAACAGTGGCTCCCGGAGTCGATGGACCTCACCGTGGACCTCATCCGCCCGGATACGCCGTTCCCCGAGGCGTTTGCGACCGACACCGACGCGGAACTGGTCCGCACACTGCAGGAAGCTAGTGGCGGCGGGGTTCGACAGTTCGGGGCCGCGACAGAGGCCTCGTATTTCGCAAGTAACGGGCCGACTGTGGTGTTCGGCCCCGGTGACCTGAGCGACGAGATAGGGGCCGTTGCGCACTCGAAACGCGAGTACGTCCGCCTCTCAGAAGTGCGAACCGCCGCGCGA
- the lysA gene encoding diaminopimelate decarboxylase codes for MSHDSPPVRRLADWDHERLEAVAAEHGTPLYVVDLDRVAENYERFAAAFPDAHVMYAAKAHTGQAVLSKLLETGADIECAAWGELQRAIDAGADPNTLQYTAVNPPDHDLDRAVELAAENPGLTITAGARDTFDRLEERGYDGRVAIRINPGIGTGHHEKVATGKDAKFGIPYDEVPEVAADVRERFDLVGLHAHAGSGVLHDDLDDHCRAIAKVADMGRAVIADGAELDFVDFGGGFGVPYRETVEPLDMDTVGEKVREAVGDLNAQVKLEPGRYVVADAELILTEVNTVKETPAATVVGVDASLATLIRPAMFGSYHPIRNVTAPGREAEPVSVGGPCCTSADVFCTDRPIARPERTDLLAIGNAGAYGYELANQFHSQPRPAEVAFEDSETRIVRERETLADVTRMER; via the coding sequence ATGAGCCACGACTCGCCGCCGGTCCGCCGCCTCGCGGACTGGGACCACGAGCGTCTGGAGGCGGTGGCTGCCGAGCACGGCACGCCGCTGTACGTCGTTGATCTCGACCGCGTCGCCGAGAACTACGAGCGATTTGCCGCGGCGTTCCCCGACGCCCATGTCATGTACGCCGCGAAGGCCCACACCGGACAGGCCGTCCTCTCGAAACTGCTTGAGACGGGCGCGGACATCGAGTGTGCGGCCTGGGGGGAACTCCAGCGGGCTATCGATGCCGGCGCGGACCCGAACACGCTCCAGTACACGGCCGTCAATCCGCCGGATCACGACCTCGACCGTGCCGTCGAACTGGCCGCCGAGAACCCCGGCCTGACGATTACGGCCGGCGCGCGGGACACCTTCGACCGCCTTGAAGAACGCGGCTACGACGGCCGGGTCGCCATCCGCATCAACCCCGGCATCGGGACGGGCCACCACGAGAAAGTGGCGACGGGGAAAGACGCCAAGTTCGGCATCCCCTACGATGAGGTGCCCGAAGTCGCGGCCGACGTGCGCGAGCGCTTCGACCTCGTCGGCCTGCACGCCCACGCCGGCAGCGGCGTTCTCCACGACGACTTAGACGACCACTGCCGAGCCATCGCCAAGGTCGCCGACATGGGCCGAGCAGTCATCGCCGACGGCGCGGAACTGGACTTTGTCGACTTCGGCGGCGGCTTCGGCGTTCCCTACAGGGAGACTGTCGAGCCGCTGGACATGGATACCGTCGGCGAGAAGGTCCGCGAGGCGGTCGGGGACCTCAACGCGCAGGTCAAACTCGAACCCGGTCGCTACGTCGTCGCCGACGCCGAACTGATTCTCACCGAGGTCAACACGGTCAAGGAGACGCCGGCGGCGACCGTCGTCGGCGTCGACGCCTCGCTGGCGACGCTCATCCGACCGGCAATGTTCGGCTCCTACCACCCGATTCGGAACGTCACTGCGCCGGGCCGGGAAGCCGAACCGGTGTCCGTTGGTGGTCCGTGCTGTACGAGCGCCGACGTGTTCTGTACTGACCGACCCATCGCCCGACCCGAGCGGACTGACCTGCTCGCCATCGGCAACGCCGGCGCGTACGGTTACGAACTGGCGAACCAGTTCCACTCCCAGCCGCGGCCGGCGGAAGTCGCGTTCGAGGACAGCGAGACCCGCATCGTGCGGGAGCGTGAGACGCTGGCGGACGTGACTCGCATGGAGCGGTAA
- a CDS encoding Tfx family DNA-binding protein produces MDERIDPGELLAAVGFDADESVLTRRQAEVLALRENDVRQSDIGELLGTSRANISSIERNARENVEKARQTVAFANTLTAPVCVDIEAGTDIYDIPPTVYAACDEAGVEVNYGSSNLLQLIDDAVDGAIQQDTVQVPLRIDVTNDGVVHVRERSTERTE; encoded by the coding sequence ATGGATGAACGAATCGACCCGGGCGAACTGCTCGCTGCTGTCGGCTTTGATGCGGACGAGAGCGTGCTAACGCGCCGGCAAGCGGAGGTACTTGCGCTCCGCGAAAACGATGTCCGTCAGAGCGATATCGGGGAGTTGCTCGGCACGTCACGCGCGAATATTTCAAGTATCGAGCGCAATGCGAGAGAAAACGTCGAAAAAGCACGCCAGACGGTCGCCTTCGCAAACACCCTGACCGCACCCGTTTGTGTTGACATCGAAGCCGGGACCGATATCTACGATATTCCACCGACGGTGTATGCCGCCTGTGATGAGGCCGGTGTGGAGGTCAATTACGGCTCCTCGAATCTGTTGCAACTCATCGATGACGCCGTCGATGGGGCGATTCAGCAGGACACGGTGCAGGTGCCACTCCGCATTGATGTGACAAACGACGGTGTCGTACACGTTCGAGAACGGTCGACAGAACGCACAGAGTAA
- a CDS encoding aldehyde dehydrogenase family protein gives MSSDSKQQSATERKSAIKKRHEQAANEVLPDRRELYIGGEWVQSSAGKTFETIDPTTGEPLAEVQAGTAEDIDSAVAAAWDAYDETYSDMSTGARQAMLDSIADAIAERSEEFAKLESLDNGKPISEARIDIDLVIDHFRYFAGLARSGEGRTIETDDSRHVQTLREPYGVVGQIIPWNFPLLMAAWKLAPALSAGNTVVLKPAEETPLSILKLMEITEDVIPDGVVNVVTGFGPEAGEPLSKHPDIRKLAFTGSTEIGSKVMQSAAETITDVTLELGGKSPLIVFPDADLEQAVQTTITAIFFNTGECCCAGSRLFVHEDIKDEFLNELAAAAEDLTVDDPLLEATDLGPKVTAEQVERTLGYIEEAEQEGAAFVTGGSQPDDEALSDGCFVAPTLIDEIDHDSKPVQEEIFGPVQEVFSWSEYDEMMELANDVDYGLAAGVLTEDLSKAHQCAKDIEAGNIWVNTYNDFPAGQPFGGYKQSGIGREIGEETIEHYTQTKTVNISLD, from the coding sequence ATGTCTAGTGACAGCAAGCAGCAGAGCGCAACCGAGCGGAAGTCAGCGATAAAGAAGCGTCACGAACAGGCGGCAAACGAGGTGCTGCCGGATCGGCGGGAACTGTACATCGGTGGGGAATGGGTCCAGAGTAGCGCCGGGAAGACATTCGAAACGATAGACCCGACAACCGGTGAACCGCTTGCGGAAGTGCAAGCCGGCACTGCGGAGGATATTGACAGTGCAGTTGCGGCCGCATGGGACGCCTACGACGAGACGTATAGCGATATGTCTACAGGCGCACGCCAGGCAATGCTGGATAGTATCGCAGATGCCATTGCGGAGCGCAGCGAGGAGTTCGCGAAGCTCGAAAGTTTAGATAACGGGAAACCGATTAGCGAGGCTCGGATCGATATTGACCTCGTTATCGACCACTTCCGGTATTTCGCAGGTCTCGCTCGGTCGGGCGAGGGACGGACCATTGAAACTGACGACAGCCGGCACGTCCAGACGCTCCGGGAGCCGTATGGGGTTGTTGGACAGATAATCCCGTGGAACTTCCCGTTGCTGATGGCGGCCTGGAAGCTCGCCCCGGCGCTGTCGGCCGGTAACACCGTCGTACTGAAGCCTGCCGAGGAGACGCCGCTGAGTATTCTCAAACTGATGGAAATTACGGAAGATGTGATTCCCGACGGCGTCGTTAACGTCGTCACCGGGTTCGGTCCGGAGGCAGGGGAGCCGCTCTCGAAACACCCTGACATCCGGAAGCTAGCGTTCACTGGATCGACAGAAATCGGGAGTAAAGTGATGCAAAGCGCCGCCGAAACCATCACCGACGTGACGCTGGAACTGGGCGGAAAGAGTCCACTCATTGTGTTCCCCGATGCAGACCTGGAACAGGCTGTCCAGACGACGATTACGGCAATCTTCTTTAACACCGGTGAGTGTTGCTGTGCCGGGTCACGGTTGTTCGTCCATGAAGACATCAAAGACGAGTTCCTGAATGAGCTTGCGGCTGCAGCCGAGGACCTAACTGTAGATGACCCACTGCTGGAGGCGACAGACCTCGGCCCGAAAGTGACCGCAGAGCAGGTCGAGCGGACGCTGGGCTACATAGAGGAGGCAGAACAGGAAGGAGCCGCTTTCGTCACCGGAGGGAGTCAGCCGGACGACGAAGCCCTTTCGGATGGCTGCTTCGTCGCGCCGACACTTATTGACGAGATTGACCACGACAGCAAACCGGTCCAGGAAGAAATCTTCGGCCCGGTTCAGGAAGTGTTCAGCTGGAGCGAGTACGATGAGATGATGGAACTGGCTAACGATGTCGACTACGGTCTCGCAGCAGGAGTCCTCACAGAAGACCTCTCGAAGGCGCACCAGTGTGCAAAAGACATCGAAGCGGGGAACATCTGGGTCAACACCTACAACGACTTCCCGGCAGGCCAGCCGTTCGGCGGATACAAGCAGTCGGGAATCGGTCGAGAGATCGGCGAGGAAACGATCGAACATTACACGCAGACGAAGACGGTGAATATTTCACTCGATTGA
- a CDS encoding bactofilin family protein, giving the protein MSSRLASGGLRVATLALVSLVLLSTVAGTVAAQSYQGASGTIIIGPDETYDSVEGVAGTVIVRGTVTGDVETAAGTVHVTEAGEVGGNIEAAAGTVRIDGTVGGNVSVAGGTVEIGETAQIGGHLEAGAGFLAIHGTVNGTVRAGAEEFVLGPTASVGGDVRYDAATFTRDPEATIGGSVVQDESIGDSAGPDSGEFALPSWIGVVYGLLVNLLLGAILLAAFPSFSARVAGHVAERPAKSGGVGLLTLVAVPVVLVVLLFTIVGIPLSLVGAVIFGVAVWVAVVYGQFAAGSWALSLADRENRWLALVVGLIGFAILGAIPVVGWVFELLALLLGLGALALTLRESYQRRGNVADGRQTTLDEIDSDTTAA; this is encoded by the coding sequence ATGTCTTCCAGACTCGCCAGCGGCGGCCTCCGGGTCGCTACGCTCGCGCTCGTGTCGCTCGTTTTGCTATCGACTGTGGCCGGTACCGTTGCCGCGCAGTCGTATCAGGGAGCAAGCGGAACCATAATCATCGGACCTGACGAGACGTACGACAGCGTTGAGGGGGTCGCCGGGACGGTCATCGTTCGCGGGACGGTGACCGGAGACGTCGAAACCGCGGCAGGGACCGTCCACGTCACCGAGGCCGGTGAGGTGGGTGGGAACATCGAGGCTGCGGCGGGGACTGTCCGTATCGACGGCACTGTCGGCGGCAACGTCAGCGTCGCCGGCGGGACAGTCGAGATCGGCGAGACAGCCCAGATTGGCGGACACCTCGAAGCAGGTGCTGGCTTCCTCGCGATTCATGGGACGGTCAACGGGACCGTCCGTGCTGGTGCAGAGGAGTTCGTCCTCGGGCCGACGGCGTCGGTCGGCGGCGACGTCCGCTACGACGCAGCCACGTTCACCCGCGATCCCGAGGCCACCATCGGCGGGAGTGTCGTTCAGGACGAGAGCATCGGCGACAGCGCCGGGCCGGACTCCGGCGAGTTCGCGCTTCCGTCATGGATCGGTGTCGTCTACGGCCTGCTCGTAAACCTCCTGCTGGGTGCGATCCTACTGGCCGCCTTCCCGTCGTTTTCAGCGCGCGTCGCCGGACACGTCGCGGAGCGCCCGGCGAAGTCCGGGGGCGTCGGCCTGCTGACACTCGTCGCCGTGCCCGTCGTCCTCGTCGTTCTCCTGTTCACCATCGTCGGCATCCCGCTCTCGCTGGTCGGTGCCGTCATTTTCGGCGTCGCGGTGTGGGTCGCCGTCGTCTACGGCCAGTTCGCCGCTGGGTCGTGGGCGCTCTCGCTCGCTGACCGGGAGAACCGCTGGCTCGCGCTCGTCGTCGGCCTCATCGGGTTTGCAATTCTCGGTGCGATACCGGTTGTCGGGTGGGTGTTCGAACTGCTTGCGCTTTTACTCGGCCTCGGCGCACTGGCACTCACCCTCAGAGAGTCCTACCAGCGCCGTGGGAACGTCGCAGACGGGCGGCAAACGACACTTGACGAGATCGACAGCGATACCACCGCGGCCTGA
- a CDS encoding 2,3,4,5-tetrahydropyridine-2,6-dicarboxylate N-succinyltransferase, protein MSLEADIDDLWQRKQDGLSAADTTDDHLAVLDEFLTALEAGEVRAAEKSGGEWEANAWVKQGILLNFGLRETVAREYGGVDYHDVLPLRETEDLGERGTRNTPDGTTIRRGAYLGEDCIMMSPSFVNIGAYVGDGTLIDSCDTVGSCAQIGENVKLGANTLIGGVLEPVENAPVIVEDEVSLGAGCRVTSGFVVGEGSIVGENTLLTPRIPVYDLVKDEVLYGELPPERRAFQRFVDSSVGENDLIPGGAYKPAVVATDVEEETLEATEREDALRE, encoded by the coding sequence ATGAGCCTCGAAGCCGATATCGACGACCTCTGGCAACGGAAACAGGACGGCCTCTCGGCGGCCGACACGACCGACGACCACCTCGCTGTACTCGATGAATTCCTCACGGCGCTGGAAGCCGGCGAGGTCCGCGCCGCGGAGAAGTCTGGCGGCGAGTGGGAGGCGAACGCGTGGGTCAAGCAGGGCATTCTGCTGAACTTCGGCCTGCGCGAGACCGTCGCCCGGGAGTACGGCGGCGTCGACTACCACGACGTGCTCCCACTCCGGGAGACTGAGGACCTCGGCGAGCGCGGGACCCGCAACACGCCGGACGGCACGACCATCCGCCGTGGCGCGTACCTCGGTGAGGACTGCATCATGATGTCGCCCTCGTTCGTCAACATCGGGGCGTACGTCGGCGACGGGACGCTCATCGACTCCTGTGACACCGTCGGTTCCTGCGCCCAGATCGGCGAGAACGTCAAGCTCGGCGCGAACACGCTCATCGGCGGCGTCCTCGAACCGGTCGAGAACGCCCCAGTCATCGTTGAGGACGAGGTATCGCTGGGCGCTGGCTGTCGCGTCACCAGCGGCTTCGTCGTTGGCGAAGGCTCGATTGTCGGTGAGAACACGCTCCTGACGCCGCGGATTCCCGTCTACGATCTCGTCAAGGACGAGGTACTGTACGGCGAACTGCCGCCGGAACGGCGCGCCTTCCAGCGCTTCGTCGACTCTTCAGTCGGCGAGAACGACCTGATTCCCGGCGGGGCGTACAAGCCCGCTGTGGTGGCGACCGATGTCGAGGAGGAGACGCTGGAAGCGACGGAGAGAGAAGACGCGCTTCGGGAGTAG
- the dapB gene encoding 4-hydroxy-tetrahydrodipicolinate reductase: MTRVAVNGVTGQMGGAVIEAATDSEVVVGFATSDTNAVDGVPVVDLADAAEALREYDVDVVVDFAVPEGALTVAEACVEAGVSMVVGTTGFDEDGMASLRDASEEVPLLKATNFSQGIQVLQRLVSEAVGTLDDYDLELMETHHNRKVDAPSGTANSILDVIQEERDVEPVYGREGHAPRDDDEIGVFARRAGDIRGEHELVLAGNDEVLSLSHRAEDRGVFAAGALDAATWLVGCDAGWYEFGDVVDA, translated from the coding sequence ATGACGCGGGTGGCGGTCAACGGCGTCACCGGCCAGATGGGTGGCGCTGTCATCGAGGCCGCCACCGACAGCGAGGTCGTGGTCGGCTTTGCGACCAGCGATACCAACGCGGTCGACGGCGTCCCTGTCGTCGACCTCGCCGATGCCGCCGAGGCGCTCCGGGAGTACGACGTGGACGTTGTCGTCGACTTCGCTGTCCCAGAGGGTGCGCTGACCGTCGCCGAAGCCTGCGTCGAAGCGGGCGTCTCGATGGTCGTCGGAACCACCGGCTTCGACGAGGACGGGATGGCCAGTCTGCGAGACGCCAGTGAGGAGGTTCCGCTGCTGAAGGCGACCAACTTCTCGCAGGGAATTCAGGTCCTCCAGCGCCTCGTCAGCGAGGCCGTCGGGACGCTCGACGACTACGACCTCGAACTCATGGAGACCCACCACAACCGCAAGGTCGACGCGCCGTCGGGGACGGCCAACAGCATCCTCGACGTGATCCAAGAGGAGCGCGACGTAGAGCCGGTGTACGGCCGGGAAGGGCACGCACCGCGCGACGACGACGAAATCGGCGTGTTCGCCAGGCGAGCCGGTGACATTCGCGGGGAGCACGAACTCGTACTGGCCGGCAACGACGAAGTCCTCTCGCTCTCCCACCGGGCCGAGGACCGCGGTGTGTTCGCCGCCGGCGCACTGGACGCGGCGACGTGGCTCGTCGGCTGCGACGCCGGCTGGTACGAGTTCGGCGACGTTGTAGACGCCTGA
- the dapA gene encoding 4-hydroxy-tetrahydrodipicolinate synthase has translation MTAIDFRGVFPAMCTPFHQDGSIDFETLQEDAQRLESAGVDGLVPVGSTGESATLSHDEHIEVVEAVIDAVDDVPVIAGSGSNNTKEALELSRRSAEAGADALLLISPYYNKPEQQGFLDHYTTLADAVDLPQIVYNVPSRTGQNIDPDTAVELAAHPNIRAYKAASGDMGQISEIIERTQDEDFAVLSGDDGMTLPMLSVGGTGCISVSANIEPERTCAMVGAALSGDFERARAIHHELGPLFRALFVETNPIPVKEAMRIRGYGPAYLRSPLTRLSDEHLDHLRDVLATLETEDLEDEYAEAER, from the coding sequence ATGACAGCTATCGACTTCCGCGGCGTGTTCCCGGCTATGTGCACGCCGTTCCACCAGGACGGCAGTATCGACTTCGAAACACTCCAAGAGGACGCCCAGCGGCTCGAATCCGCCGGCGTCGACGGCCTCGTTCCGGTCGGCTCGACCGGTGAATCGGCGACGCTCTCGCACGACGAACACATCGAGGTCGTCGAGGCGGTCATCGACGCCGTCGACGACGTGCCGGTCATCGCCGGCTCGGGGTCGAACAACACCAAGGAAGCGCTGGAGCTGTCCCGGCGCTCCGCCGAGGCCGGCGCTGACGCGCTGTTGCTCATCTCGCCGTACTACAACAAGCCCGAACAGCAGGGGTTCCTCGACCACTACACGACGCTGGCTGACGCCGTCGACCTGCCACAGATCGTCTACAACGTCCCCTCGCGGACGGGCCAGAACATCGACCCGGATACGGCGGTCGAACTCGCCGCACACCCGAACATCCGGGCCTACAAGGCTGCGAGCGGCGACATGGGACAGATTTCAGAGATCATCGAACGCACGCAGGACGAGGACTTCGCGGTGCTGTCCGGCGACGACGGGATGACGCTACCGATGCTGTCGGTCGGCGGGACCGGCTGTATCTCCGTCTCGGCCAACATCGAACCGGAGCGCACCTGCGCGATGGTCGGTGCGGCGCTGTCCGGCGACTTCGAGCGAGCGAGAGCGATTCACCACGAACTCGGCCCGCTGTTCCGCGCACTGTTCGTCGAGACGAACCCCATCCCGGTCAAGGAGGCAATGCGGATCAGAGGCTACGGCCCGGCGTACCTCCGCTCGCCGCTAACCCGCCTGTCCGACGAACACCTCGACCACCTGCGTGACGTGCTCGCGACGCTCGAAACCGAAGACCTCGAAGACGAGTACGCGGAGGCCGAGCGATGA
- a CDS encoding LabA-like NYN domain-containing protein has translation MTVSQPGQRVAVLADAQNLYHTARSLYSRNIDYEALLEEAVDGRELTRAIAYVIRADSPEEESFFEALVDIGFETRIKDIKTFQDGSKKADWDVGMSLDAVSLANHVDTVVLCTGDGDFARVCRYLRHEGCRVEAMGFEESSSEDLKAAVDGFIDMSDDSDRFLL, from the coding sequence ATGACAGTTTCCCAGCCGGGACAGCGCGTGGCCGTACTGGCCGACGCGCAAAACCTCTATCACACTGCCCGGAGTCTTTACTCGCGGAACATCGACTACGAGGCACTACTGGAAGAGGCCGTTGACGGCCGCGAACTGACCCGCGCAATCGCCTACGTCATCCGCGCGGATTCGCCCGAAGAGGAGTCGTTTTTCGAAGCGCTCGTCGACATCGGCTTCGAGACGCGCATCAAGGACATCAAGACGTTCCAGGACGGATCGAAGAAGGCCGACTGGGATGTCGGGATGAGTCTCGACGCGGTCTCGCTAGCGAATCACGTCGATACGGTCGTGCTCTGTACCGGCGACGGGGACTTCGCTCGTGTGTGTCGGTATCTCCGCCACGAAGGCTGTCGCGTCGAAGCGATGGGCTTCGAAGAGTCGTCCTCCGAAGACCTCAAAGCGGCCGTTGATGGGTTCATCGATATGAGCGACGATTCCGACCGGTTCCTGCTATAG
- a CDS encoding PUA domain-containing protein, whose product MSNDEFCGLRRAADYQFGGGGGTALFAGADALDVTHTSSGRPRQVHATDGRIATYGDDGRFRLGLAGGSRLLDAFDGPRHRVVVGDESEPFIREGRNAFAKFVQSADSALRPGDEALVVHEDGYLLAVGRAELPGSGMDDFETGMAVKVRQGAEN is encoded by the coding sequence ATGAGTAACGACGAGTTCTGCGGACTCCGGCGCGCGGCCGACTACCAGTTCGGCGGTGGCGGCGGGACAGCGCTGTTCGCCGGCGCTGACGCCCTCGACGTAACACACACCAGCTCCGGCCGTCCGCGGCAGGTCCATGCCACGGATGGCCGGATCGCTACGTACGGCGACGACGGGCGCTTTCGGCTCGGACTCGCCGGCGGGAGCAGACTCCTCGATGCCTTCGACGGGCCGCGACACCGCGTGGTCGTCGGCGACGAGAGCGAGCCCTTCATCCGTGAGGGCCGCAACGCCTTCGCGAAGTTCGTCCAGTCCGCCGACAGCGCTCTCCGTCCGGGCGACGAAGCCCTCGTCGTCCACGAGGACGGCTATCTACTCGCCGTCGGTCGCGCGGAACTGCCCGGCAGCGGCATGGACGACTTCGAGACGGGCATGGCCGTGAAGGTCCGCCAGGGCGCAGAGAACTGA